The following are encoded together in the Bradyrhizobium sp. CCGUVB1N3 genome:
- the tssG gene encoding type VI secretion system baseplate subunit TssG — protein sequence MASEKRNDHAALTAPDDVKELAAYGFFSLAALLERRFSDAPPIGSTDDPAREAVRFRAAPMLGFPADEIAEIRQVKAGERLEVFVNFLGLHGPSSPLPPLFTERVMHGDGTGALGQFFDFFNHRLISLLLRIWKYYRHHLRFEEGATDAISVLVGALFGLMPAENTAGEREWRARLLPHAGQLALSSRSAPLVAGVISNHLDIPARVEEFIWREIEIPPEAQWRLGNPGIQLGFDTLAGETMPDLVGKFRLCLGPLSKQQFLSLLPARETHTILCRLISAMLREPLAWDLKLELAPGEMPEWALGRGELGWTTLVDPFEATESSVLL from the coding sequence ATGGCCAGCGAGAAGCGGAACGATCACGCCGCTTTGACTGCGCCTGACGATGTCAAGGAGCTTGCGGCTTACGGATTTTTCTCGCTCGCAGCCCTACTTGAACGGCGCTTCAGCGATGCTCCTCCAATCGGATCAACCGACGATCCTGCGCGTGAGGCGGTGCGCTTCCGCGCGGCGCCGATGCTCGGCTTTCCCGCCGATGAGATCGCGGAGATCAGGCAAGTCAAGGCCGGCGAGCGGCTGGAAGTATTTGTCAATTTCCTGGGGCTGCACGGCCCATCGTCGCCGCTGCCCCCCTTGTTCACCGAACGGGTGATGCACGGGGACGGCACGGGAGCGCTCGGCCAATTTTTTGATTTTTTCAATCACCGTCTGATTAGCCTGTTGCTGCGAATTTGGAAATACTATCGCCACCATTTGCGGTTCGAGGAGGGAGCAACCGATGCGATATCGGTGTTGGTCGGTGCGCTTTTTGGGCTCATGCCCGCGGAAAACACAGCTGGTGAACGGGAATGGCGGGCCCGGTTGCTGCCTCATGCAGGTCAGCTTGCCTTGTCCAGCCGATCGGCACCGCTCGTAGCCGGCGTCATTTCCAACCATTTGGACATTCCGGCCCGGGTTGAAGAATTCATTTGGCGCGAAATCGAGATTCCGCCAGAAGCGCAGTGGCGTCTGGGTAACCCTGGTATTCAGCTCGGCTTTGATACTCTTGCTGGCGAGACAATGCCGGACCTAGTGGGCAAATTTCGGCTTTGCCTCGGTCCGCTCAGCAAGCAGCAGTTTTTGTCGCTGCTGCCCGCTCGCGAGACCCACACCATCCTTTGCCGTCTTATAAGTGCCATGTTGCGCGAGCCGCTGGCCTGGGACCTCAAGCTAGAACTGGCGCCCGGAGAGATGCCGGAATGGGCTCTCGGTAGAGGAGAATTGGGCTGGACGACGTTGGTCGACCCTTTCGAGGCGACAGAGAGCTCAGTTCTCTTGTGA
- the tagH gene encoding type VI secretion system-associated FHA domain protein TagH, translated as MHLILGIIGANAQALGRNAIQAFGPEGGIIGRGIGCNWQLPDPTNTLSARHAQIAFNGIGFSVTDTSTNGVYINTIDAPLGRGNTAPLADGDTLYMASYIISVMIEHDPDEKRKQLGLTSSNAVRISGGTPAVPSPSLGEEFPDVPLTAAGLLGRHADLPLNPLIAIDGCQSSSHSAAQEKRQAVVSPQVRDLLCLLEDEVPGKDEGSVEPDLLADSSRMARCSSAVDAEMPPTHARLREPPFPLPQAETSFDEPLRRPPTLFKESWAAQSTGHPAPIIPEGLEIGDLLPGGSSFGVAPPASPRKTNWRFDARSAPFQVAPNPLSPASAGRGPLSAPGASDVRPGERGPDGAGVMNERVARRPIDASQVYDATAIAASLSPAGAPAESDELQEFWSALGIDPGCLPSAQRREVLTEVGRTVTEMANGLQSLLAAWTLVKHELQIEPARKRADDNNAFKFMKSGHSALREALAKHHAFLPLSQSVREGFYDIQAHEVAAIAAMRAGVTNLLTHMSPQRIESDDTRKGLFGTRNNKAKLWDRFVELHASMVNDIDQAVRTHIAEEFARAYDSRLSALGPSKRKAP; from the coding sequence ATGCATCTTATACTCGGAATTATCGGAGCGAACGCGCAAGCCCTGGGCCGAAACGCAATTCAGGCGTTCGGACCGGAAGGTGGCATTATCGGGCGGGGAATTGGCTGCAACTGGCAGCTTCCGGATCCAACCAATACTCTATCGGCACGTCATGCGCAGATCGCATTCAACGGTATCGGATTCTCCGTCACCGACACCAGTACGAACGGCGTCTACATCAACACGATCGACGCGCCGTTGGGGCGTGGCAATACGGCGCCGTTGGCCGATGGCGACACATTATACATGGCCAGCTATATCATCTCGGTCATGATCGAGCACGATCCTGACGAGAAACGCAAGCAGCTCGGCTTAACGAGCTCGAACGCCGTGCGTATCAGTGGCGGAACGCCGGCCGTGCCGTCGCCTTCGCTCGGTGAGGAGTTTCCCGATGTGCCCCTTACGGCTGCCGGGCTGTTGGGTAGGCATGCAGATCTTCCACTCAATCCGTTAATCGCGATCGACGGGTGCCAGTCGTCCTCCCATTCAGCTGCGCAAGAGAAGCGACAGGCGGTCGTTTCACCACAGGTGCGTGATCTCTTGTGTCTTCTTGAAGACGAGGTTCCCGGCAAGGACGAGGGATCGGTCGAGCCGGATCTGCTGGCGGACTCGTCTCGGATGGCGCGATGCTCAAGCGCGGTTGACGCGGAGATGCCGCCCACGCATGCGCGACTGCGCGAACCTCCTTTTCCGTTGCCGCAGGCTGAGACCTCATTTGACGAGCCATTGCGTCGGCCGCCTACACTATTCAAGGAAAGCTGGGCCGCACAATCGACCGGCCATCCTGCACCGATCATTCCAGAGGGCCTCGAAATTGGCGATCTGTTGCCGGGGGGTAGCTCGTTCGGAGTGGCGCCGCCCGCATCGCCACGAAAGACGAATTGGCGCTTCGACGCACGAAGCGCCCCGTTTCAGGTCGCGCCCAATCCGCTCAGTCCCGCTTCTGCCGGCCGCGGGCCATTGAGCGCTCCCGGTGCATCGGACGTTCGTCCCGGAGAGCGCGGGCCTGACGGGGCGGGGGTCATGAATGAGCGGGTTGCGCGGAGGCCGATCGACGCTTCGCAGGTTTACGACGCGACGGCCATTGCAGCCTCGCTTTCCCCCGCAGGGGCGCCGGCGGAATCAGATGAACTCCAAGAGTTCTGGAGCGCACTGGGGATCGATCCGGGGTGTCTGCCGTCGGCGCAGCGCCGGGAGGTCCTTACTGAAGTCGGCCGCACGGTCACAGAAATGGCCAACGGCCTGCAATCGCTTCTGGCTGCGTGGACCTTAGTCAAACACGAACTCCAGATTGAGCCAGCGCGGAAACGCGCTGACGACAACAATGCATTCAAGTTCATGAAAAGCGGTCATAGCGCGCTGCGCGAGGCGCTTGCGAAGCATCACGCTTTTCTCCCGCTTTCCCAATCAGTCCGTGAAGGGTTCTACGACATCCAGGCGCATGAGGTCGCGGCCATAGCGGCGATGCGCGCGGGGGTCACCAATCTCCTGACACATATGAGCCCGCAACGGATCGAGAGTGATGACACCAGGAAAGGCCTCTTTGGCACCCGCAACAACAAGGCCAAGCTATGGGATCGGTTTGTCGAGCTGCATGCATCGATGGTCAATGACATTGATCAGGCTGTGCGCACCCATATCGCAGAAGAGTTTGCGAGAGCCTACGACTCGCGGCTTTCGGCACTTGGCCCAAGCAAGCGGAAGGCGCCATGA
- the tssJ gene encoding type VI secretion system lipoprotein TssJ: MMVSPYKLQRLSLVSGALLIAAVGASCSIDKSLKTTPIKFVIQTDLLVNQNARGEPSPVVVRIYELKSTTNFDRAQFFELFDNDAKRLGPDLVAKRETELKPGEKYDFERNTPIDTRYIGVIAGFRLGNDAQWRSTAEIKPDRDNTILVKLSAHAISVEASQNWWKVF, encoded by the coding sequence ATGATGGTGTCGCCGTACAAACTTCAGCGGCTATCTCTCGTGAGCGGAGCATTGCTGATAGCGGCCGTAGGAGCCAGCTGTTCGATCGATAAGAGCCTGAAGACAACGCCGATCAAATTCGTGATCCAGACCGATCTGCTCGTCAATCAGAACGCGCGCGGTGAGCCGTCGCCTGTTGTCGTACGCATTTATGAGCTGAAGTCGACAACCAATTTCGACCGGGCGCAGTTCTTCGAGCTGTTCGACAACGACGCCAAACGCCTCGGGCCCGACCTGGTGGCTAAGCGCGAGACTGAACTCAAGCCTGGCGAGAAATACGATTTCGAGCGCAACACGCCCATTGATACTCGCTATATCGGCGTGATCGCCGGTTTTCGACTGGGCAACGACGCGCAATGGCGATCGACGGCCGAAATCAAACCCGACCGTGACAACACGATTTTGGTGAAATTGTCGGCGCATGCGATCAGCGTTGAAGCCAGCCAAAACTGGTGGAAGGTCTTCTGA
- the tssK gene encoding type VI secretion system baseplate subunit TssK, translating to MSVTSKPIWSEGMLVRPQHLQQYDRWVEQLLENRVGCLIAHGWGVRKIAFDRSCLALGQVVLTELEAIMPDGTALRLPEYGQLPPGRTPPAAAKNLRVKIAVARRRKAGNDLSPGDSPLSRHRQEVLQVRNATAPEKPPVDINVAALTTHLVFDSEEQDELITMPIGRIHEIDAAGAITLIDTYLPPALDIHAVQPLIALLNEVRSLLRTRAEALAARADPSRSRADGAGLIDLVTLSIVNGAEAVFDHFAATRGHHPETLFRALLGLAGQLSSFAGDRRTPADMPAYCHEDLETGFTALVRILRELLSVVIQGAAISLPLQDRGYGILIALIADRALFQDARFVLVAVASVATETLRIQLPAQMKVGSVEQIRDLVNLQLPGVPIRALPVAPRQIPYIQSAVYFELDQSVELWRTLPRSAAFAFHVSGDYPDLHLEFWAIRGERLANQAETHG from the coding sequence ATGTCTGTGACGAGTAAACCGATCTGGTCGGAAGGCATGTTGGTGCGGCCGCAGCACTTGCAGCAATACGACCGCTGGGTCGAGCAACTGCTCGAGAATCGCGTCGGCTGTCTGATCGCCCACGGTTGGGGCGTTCGTAAGATTGCCTTTGATCGCAGCTGCCTCGCGCTCGGGCAGGTCGTCCTTACCGAACTCGAAGCCATTATGCCGGACGGCACGGCGCTTCGATTACCTGAGTACGGTCAGCTTCCACCTGGACGAACGCCTCCAGCTGCGGCGAAGAACCTGCGGGTGAAGATCGCTGTAGCGCGGCGCCGGAAAGCCGGCAACGATCTCTCTCCCGGGGATTCACCTTTGAGCCGCCATCGTCAGGAGGTCCTGCAGGTCCGAAATGCGACTGCGCCTGAAAAGCCTCCCGTCGACATCAATGTTGCAGCGCTGACAACGCATCTTGTGTTCGACAGTGAGGAGCAGGACGAGTTGATCACGATGCCTATCGGTCGGATCCACGAGATCGACGCGGCCGGCGCCATTACGTTGATCGACACCTACCTCCCGCCGGCCCTCGATATCCACGCGGTCCAACCGCTGATTGCGCTATTGAACGAGGTCAGGTCGTTGCTTCGGACCCGCGCTGAGGCTCTTGCCGCGCGCGCCGATCCGTCACGCTCGAGGGCAGATGGCGCGGGACTGATCGATCTCGTCACCTTATCCATCGTGAACGGCGCCGAAGCCGTTTTCGACCATTTCGCAGCGACGCGCGGGCATCATCCCGAAACGCTTTTCCGCGCGCTGCTCGGCCTTGCAGGACAACTGTCGAGTTTCGCCGGCGACCGCCGCACACCCGCAGATATGCCTGCCTATTGTCATGAGGATCTCGAAACCGGCTTCACAGCTCTGGTACGTATCCTGCGCGAGCTCTTGTCCGTCGTGATTCAGGGCGCCGCGATATCGCTGCCGCTACAGGATCGCGGTTACGGCATCCTAATCGCTCTCATTGCCGACCGCGCCTTGTTTCAGGATGCTCGCTTCGTTCTTGTAGCGGTGGCGAGTGTGGCGACAGAGACGCTGCGCATCCAGCTTCCGGCGCAAATGAAGGTAGGCTCGGTCGAGCAGATCCGAGATCTCGTCAATCTTCAGCTCCCCGGTGTTCCTATTCGCGCGCTGCCCGTGGCACCGCGCCAGATACCCTACATCCAGAGCGCCGTCTATTTCGAGCTCGATCAGTCAGTGGAGCTGTGGCGCACCCTGCCGCGATCGGCGGCCTTCGCTTTTCACGTTAGCGGTGACTACCCGGATCTGCATCTCGAATTCTGGGCTATCCGCGGAGAACGTTTAGCTAACCAGGCTGAAACACATGGATGA
- the icmH gene encoding type IVB secretion system protein IcmH/DotU yields MDEPTVIGRRPLAPTPNIIRGQSSVRVPSGGAAARFPVTPTPAAEPGEVGIANHAEIVAQCLFEPTALEDTLVAAATPILLIVAQLRMVENADIGAMRRGTVEQIRRFEERAVKNQARRGDVSAARYLICALVDEAVMTTPWGSESAWSDNSLLNQFHNETWGGEKVFQIVERIQAEPAKYLALLKLVNVCLLMGFEGKYRVMQGGREQLEDLRAEVHRLLGEYTTAPPAQLSGEWRGIRARTGVRKYGPLWIAFAVAASVMLIGYTIFRWRLGSQLAAVEQLIESIGRSGPL; encoded by the coding sequence ATGGATGAGCCGACAGTCATTGGACGCAGACCGCTCGCTCCGACCCCTAATATTATACGCGGCCAATCTTCCGTTCGCGTTCCGTCCGGGGGCGCCGCAGCGAGGTTTCCCGTTACGCCAACACCAGCAGCTGAACCCGGCGAAGTTGGGATCGCCAATCATGCCGAAATTGTCGCGCAGTGTCTGTTCGAGCCAACCGCACTGGAAGACACCTTGGTTGCGGCCGCAACACCGATCCTATTGATCGTCGCGCAGCTTCGCATGGTCGAGAACGCCGATATAGGGGCGATGCGCCGTGGAACTGTCGAGCAAATTCGTCGCTTCGAAGAGCGTGCCGTCAAAAATCAGGCCCGCCGCGGCGATGTGAGCGCCGCGCGTTACCTCATATGCGCGCTGGTCGACGAAGCTGTGATGACGACGCCATGGGGCAGTGAAAGCGCCTGGAGCGACAACAGTCTGCTCAACCAGTTCCACAACGAGACCTGGGGCGGCGAAAAGGTCTTCCAGATCGTCGAGCGTATCCAGGCCGAGCCGGCAAAATACCTCGCACTGCTAAAGCTCGTCAATGTCTGCTTGCTGATGGGCTTTGAAGGCAAATATCGCGTCATGCAAGGTGGCCGCGAGCAGCTTGAAGACCTGCGCGCGGAGGTCCATCGCCTTTTGGGCGAATACACGACCGCGCCGCCTGCTCAACTGTCGGGCGAATGGCGCGGCATCAGAGCGCGCACCGGTGTGCGCAAGTACGGGCCCTTGTGGATTGCCTTCGCCGTCGCCGCCTCCGTAATGCTCATCGGCTACACCATTTTCCGTTGGCGCCTCGGAAGCCAATTGGCGGCTGTCGAGCAGTTGATCGAGTCGATCGGCCGCTCGGGACCGCTTTAG
- the tssM gene encoding type VI secretion system membrane subunit TssM, translating to MFGAQLAVLFSVRGIVTLVCLLAISLLIWFGGPYLVVSEQRPLDQMTVRAAAIVSLFFVVVLVTLARYWLARRTNRRIIKSLMASEGLIGHADNSREEVELIRRRFEDALKVLRDTVFAGKRGPNYLFELPWYIIIGPPGAGKTTIFRNSGLEFPLSRQLGVEPVAGIGGTRNCDWWFAEDAVLIDTASRYTTQDKDAEADRAAWRGFLDLLLTHRRRRPINGILVAVSLADLLSPDEPVRRRHTEAIRSRIQELLKTFRMRIPVYLLVNKCDMVPGFTEYFDDLDQQGRAQVWGKTFPLGPCNRIGDAVSLEMQELAERLEARLALRMHDERDLNRRGLMYAFPKEFWGIRSAIAGFVGEVFRSRRFEVEPMLRGVYFTSGTQEGEPIDRVIDAIGRNFGLRLPRRMPTVGPGTGFFIKQLLTEVIFAEQGLVGRNLKLERRLALVHGGGHIMAMVLTVAAFTVWYSAFTRNEARIDQTRATAQIAEARLLETRGPLDLKAVLPTLNAAHRLRLAAGEDSWFAWLDGLGISATPVLAPAAQNAYDRILLNRLLPVFAGRLAIRIDALLRAGNDALLDQVKQVFRTYWMLSDPGHFDRGEVEHAARNEVAHTFALDPTSAGELNQHFARLIELLPKPISVDQQFVGTVRSRLSKRPVVEQVYARLLREGAQNTRLRPIDLIGLMGSGQLEITQMPALQIAFPAIDEQEPVGNAAMIPGIFTREGFLNFVLPNLPLIARAEQNADWLLAGAPIDTADIQQIALKVMDRYVNDYIRVWSNALSSIHVVKFDDLQRGSAIMRGLAGSQSTLQQVVSLVRDNSNLLPPGEQTLAKAGDPGTIAGPSSAAVSHAAGALFRAAFGDAPWPGTRITEAFRPLAQLATDGASGQSTGMDHIRGLFGGLYAAMANIVAAPDPNQAAFQLVQRRAKDPNNDAFGALRADSALRPEPIRTIMNETALQTWSSLLKRAHDHVDTVWTHEVIPVCQGIIFQRYPVFELASEDMSLKDFGDFFRPGGIVDDFSQKYLSPLVVDRRTGLAPATIDGADAPIRADALIQFQRARQIRNAFFGSPGFAPAVKFSIKPVYLSPKLMGATFVLDGKEIAYRHEAPRAYEFEWPTRSDASIASITLTAADKTEERIERSGPWALFRLLDASQLASGGASDRFAMTIGKPDGTSVTYELRAASVSNPFSLSVLRSFRCPDSL from the coding sequence GTGTTCGGCGCACAATTGGCGGTACTCTTCTCGGTTCGAGGCATCGTTACGCTGGTCTGCTTGCTCGCGATCAGCCTGCTCATCTGGTTCGGCGGTCCTTATCTCGTCGTGTCCGAGCAACGTCCGCTCGACCAGATGACCGTTCGGGCCGCCGCGATCGTGAGCCTTTTCTTCGTGGTCGTGCTCGTCACGCTTGCCCGTTACTGGCTGGCGCGTCGCACTAACCGACGCATCATCAAGTCACTGATGGCGAGCGAGGGCCTGATCGGGCATGCCGACAACAGCCGGGAGGAAGTCGAACTCATTCGCAGGCGTTTCGAGGACGCACTGAAGGTCCTGCGTGATACGGTCTTCGCGGGCAAGCGCGGACCAAATTATCTGTTCGAGTTGCCCTGGTACATCATCATTGGCCCACCGGGCGCGGGCAAAACGACGATTTTTCGCAACTCCGGGCTCGAGTTTCCGCTCTCCCGGCAGCTTGGCGTCGAGCCGGTCGCGGGCATCGGCGGCACACGAAACTGCGATTGGTGGTTCGCAGAAGATGCAGTCTTGATCGACACGGCAAGCCGTTACACGACGCAGGACAAGGATGCCGAGGCCGACCGTGCGGCCTGGCGCGGCTTTCTCGATCTTCTCCTGACACATCGGCGGCGGCGGCCCATCAACGGTATCCTGGTTGCGGTCAGCTTGGCCGATCTCTTGTCGCCGGACGAGCCGGTGAGGCGGCGGCACACCGAGGCCATCCGTTCGCGGATACAGGAGCTGCTGAAGACGTTTCGGATGCGCATTCCGGTTTATTTGCTGGTGAACAAATGCGATATGGTGCCTGGCTTTACCGAATATTTCGACGATCTCGACCAGCAAGGCCGTGCCCAAGTCTGGGGCAAGACGTTTCCTCTCGGGCCGTGCAATCGTATCGGCGACGCCGTGAGTCTGGAGATGCAGGAGCTTGCGGAGCGGCTTGAGGCGAGACTGGCCCTTCGCATGCACGATGAACGTGATCTCAACCGGCGGGGACTCATGTATGCGTTTCCGAAGGAGTTCTGGGGTATCCGGAGCGCAATCGCCGGCTTCGTTGGTGAGGTCTTCCGATCGCGCCGCTTCGAAGTAGAGCCGATGCTGCGTGGCGTCTACTTTACGAGCGGCACACAGGAGGGAGAGCCGATCGATCGCGTGATCGATGCGATTGGTCGGAACTTTGGTTTGCGGTTGCCCCGGCGCATGCCGACTGTTGGGCCGGGGACGGGGTTCTTTATCAAGCAGCTGCTGACCGAAGTGATCTTTGCCGAGCAGGGACTGGTCGGCCGCAATTTAAAACTTGAGCGCCGGCTCGCGCTGGTACATGGCGGCGGGCATATCATGGCGATGGTGCTGACGGTGGCTGCCTTCACTGTGTGGTATAGTGCCTTCACTCGCAATGAGGCGCGTATCGACCAAACCAGAGCGACTGCGCAGATTGCAGAGGCGCGCCTCCTGGAGACGCGCGGGCCGCTCGACCTTAAGGCCGTCCTGCCAACACTCAATGCAGCGCACCGGCTACGACTGGCGGCTGGGGAAGACAGTTGGTTCGCCTGGCTTGATGGTCTCGGCATCTCGGCGACTCCTGTGCTCGCGCCAGCTGCCCAAAATGCCTACGACCGCATTCTGCTCAATCGCCTGCTGCCGGTTTTCGCGGGCAGGCTCGCCATCCGCATCGATGCCCTGTTGCGCGCCGGCAACGACGCTTTGCTGGATCAGGTCAAGCAGGTGTTCCGTACCTATTGGATGCTGAGCGATCCCGGACATTTCGACCGCGGCGAAGTCGAGCACGCTGCGCGCAATGAAGTCGCGCACACGTTTGCGCTCGACCCGACGTCGGCGGGCGAGCTGAACCAGCATTTTGCGCGACTTATCGAGTTGCTGCCGAAGCCCATCAGTGTCGACCAGCAATTCGTGGGAACGGTACGCTCCCGGCTGAGCAAGCGTCCGGTCGTCGAGCAGGTCTACGCCCGCCTCCTCCGCGAAGGCGCGCAGAACACGCGCCTGCGGCCGATCGATTTGATTGGTCTGATGGGCTCAGGCCAGCTTGAGATCACCCAGATGCCCGCCTTGCAGATTGCCTTTCCCGCCATTGACGAACAGGAACCGGTTGGCAATGCTGCCATGATCCCGGGGATCTTCACGCGCGAGGGTTTCCTCAATTTCGTGCTGCCGAACCTGCCGCTCATCGCCCGAGCAGAGCAGAACGCCGACTGGCTACTCGCTGGCGCCCCGATCGACACGGCAGATATTCAACAGATCGCTCTCAAAGTCATGGATCGGTATGTCAACGATTATATCCGTGTTTGGTCAAATGCCCTGAGCAGTATCCACGTTGTCAAGTTTGACGATTTGCAACGCGGCTCAGCGATCATGCGCGGATTGGCCGGTTCTCAAAGCACGCTCCAGCAGGTCGTTTCGCTCGTGCGCGACAATTCGAATTTGCTGCCGCCAGGGGAGCAGACCTTGGCCAAGGCCGGAGATCCTGGCACCATCGCCGGGCCTTCCTCGGCGGCCGTCAGTCATGCCGCGGGTGCTCTGTTCCGTGCTGCGTTTGGCGACGCACCTTGGCCGGGAACGCGGATCACCGAAGCGTTCCGGCCTCTGGCCCAACTGGCCACAGACGGGGCGTCTGGACAGTCGACGGGCATGGATCATATCCGTGGTCTCTTCGGCGGTCTTTATGCGGCGATGGCCAACATCGTGGCAGCACCGGATCCGAACCAGGCCGCGTTTCAGCTCGTTCAGCGACGCGCCAAGGATCCGAATAACGATGCTTTCGGTGCCCTGCGCGCCGACTCGGCGCTGCGACCGGAGCCGATCCGCACCATCATGAACGAGACGGCCCTTCAGACGTGGAGCTCCTTGCTCAAGCGGGCGCACGACCATGTCGATACGGTTTGGACGCACGAAGTGATCCCGGTCTGCCAGGGCATCATTTTTCAGCGCTATCCAGTGTTTGAATTGGCAAGCGAAGACATGAGCCTCAAGGATTTCGGTGATTTCTTCCGTCCCGGCGGCATCGTCGATGACTTTTCTCAGAAATACCTTTCGCCGCTTGTCGTCGACCGTCGGACCGGCCTTGCACCGGCGACCATCGATGGCGCAGATGCACCAATCCGCGCGGATGCATTGATACAATTTCAGCGCGCGCGCCAGATCCGCAATGCTTTCTTCGGCAGCCCCGGGTTCGCACCGGCAGTGAAGTTCAGCATCAAGCCAGTCTACCTCAGCCCCAAATTGATGGGCGCGACGTTCGTCCTGGACGGCAAGGAAATCGCCTATCGTCACGAGGCGCCGCGTGCCTACGAGTTCGAATGGCCGACCCGAAGCGATGCAAGTATCGCTTCCATTACGCTTACCGCGGCGGATAAAACCGAGGAGAGGATCGAACGCTCCGGCCCCTGGGCACTGTTCCGGCTCCTCGACGCGTCACAACTGGCCTCAGGTGGCGCTTCGGATCGGTTTGCCATGACGATCGGTAAGCCGGATGGGACCAGCGTGACCTACGAGCTGCGCGCGGCAAGTGTGAGCAATCCGTTCAGCTTGAGTGTCCTTCGTTCGTTCCGGTGCCCGGATAGCCTATGA
- a CDS encoding serine/threonine-protein kinase, whose amino-acid sequence MNASSLGSVAPLGYLLGGRFDLVDVIGVGGISTVYRAIDRIGLWAREPNPEVAVKVIRQHPTMRQELVELLHREARLLRKVVHRNLVRIYDSDYDGKYHYQVMELLEGRSLAQILIEHQGRPLSPAASFRIIGAAGQGLAHMHRFGMVHGDLKPGNIFMTSSGAVKILDFGAVLAREETTRSDRAAAVSDQIALMTPAYASPEMLMGEPRAESDDVYSLAVVAYLVLTGTHPYARRPADEALYENLTPAPPSTISTAQWRALASGLALNRRDRIQTVDEFVQGLTRPPWFYRVWGGARHAAVVKRVRRQDTM is encoded by the coding sequence TTGAACGCGTCCTCGTTGGGGTCGGTCGCGCCCCTGGGATACCTGCTCGGTGGCCGTTTCGACCTGGTGGACGTGATCGGCGTCGGCGGCATCAGCACCGTCTATCGCGCGATCGATCGGATCGGTCTGTGGGCGCGCGAACCAAATCCCGAAGTTGCAGTGAAGGTCATCCGACAGCACCCGACCATGCGCCAGGAATTGGTCGAGCTGCTGCATCGCGAGGCGCGTCTCTTGCGTAAGGTCGTACACCGGAATTTGGTGCGCATTTATGACTCCGACTACGACGGCAAGTACCATTACCAGGTGATGGAGCTCCTCGAGGGCCGCTCGCTAGCCCAGATCCTGATTGAACATCAGGGTCGTCCACTCTCACCCGCTGCTTCCTTTCGTATCATCGGCGCTGCAGGGCAGGGGCTCGCCCATATGCACCGTTTCGGAATGGTCCATGGCGACCTGAAACCGGGAAACATCTTCATGACGTCAAGCGGAGCAGTCAAAATTCTGGACTTTGGTGCGGTGCTTGCGCGCGAGGAGACGACGCGAAGCGATAGGGCCGCGGCAGTGTCCGATCAGATCGCTCTTATGACCCCCGCCTATGCATCGCCAGAGATGCTGATGGGCGAACCGCGTGCGGAAAGCGATGATGTCTATTCTCTTGCTGTGGTGGCCTATCTGGTGCTGACCGGCACGCATCCATATGCGCGACGGCCGGCTGATGAGGCGCTCTACGAGAATCTGACACCCGCGCCGCCTTCGACCATTTCAACGGCGCAATGGCGGGCACTCGCCTCGGGTCTTGCCCTCAACCGCCGCGACCGAATCCAGACGGTCGATGAGTTTGTCCAGGGTCTGACCCGGCCGCCTTGGTTTTACCGCGTGTGGGGCGGTGCGCGCCATGCGGCTGTCGTAAAGCGTGTAAGGAGGCAAGATACTATGTGA